A genomic window from Lasioglossum baleicum chromosome 7, iyLasBale1, whole genome shotgun sequence includes:
- the LOC143210370 gene encoding uncharacterized protein LOC143210370, translating to MPMESWPACCSYHRNLNGDIGIRTRRRGVVHGSVRHKRAGTTPSVTTIANTGPRDTAMRVAVILLVSFTTFVSAQYHPDVDGGLAPKGLPPPLRSARFQRPPSARPPVPTQAALANQRIRRPTITFSRPKGSEDGPITGPGFVTPPKILRLGPSGLGPSLPSVVKPVSEEPEDDTRNRDSPRDHDQDDDAELSEEQSDSQETSEENLPRAIPNLGPVGSISRSSNLGPAPQPLPIQYRPLQQIPVPSIRGSPAPTTQPPPPVQYRPAPKPSKPRKPIEEPFKQPVKAPPKPVKPSQVYDGRGKKPVAQIIRRYRNDNPDGSITWGFENDDGSYKEEQIGVDCITRGKYGYIDPDGIRREYTYETGIRCDEEQREEDENGFVDYQENKLVLPDGKTIDLSNMGKKQARRPRFSNKN from the exons ATGCCGATGGAAAGTTGGCCTGCGTGTTGCTCGTACCATAGGAATTTAAACGGGGATATAGGTATAAGAACACGGAGACGGGGAGTCGTTCACGGTAGTGTGAGGCATAAACGCGCCGGCACCACACCCAGCGTGACCACCATTGCGAACACGGGACCACGGGACACGGCCATGCGCGTCGCAGTGATC TTGTTAGTGAGCTTCACTACGTTTGTATCGGCGCAATACCATCCAGATGTAGACGGTGGTTTGGCGCCGAAAGGGTTGCCACCGCCGCTAAGATCGGCACGGTTTCAAAGACCGCCATCCGCTAGACCACCGGTGCCAACGCAAGCTGCGCTTGCCAATCAACGGATACGACGACCAACGATTACGTTCAG CAGACCCAAAGGTTCCGAAGATGGTCCGATAACTGGTCCAGGATTTGTCACACCACCGAAAATACTGCGGCTCGGTCCATCGGGACTAGGGCCATCGCTGCCATCAGTGGTTAAGCCAGTGAGCGAGGAACCGGAAGACGACACGCGAAATCGCGATTCTCCACGAGACCACGACCAAGACGACGATGCTGAGCTGAGCGAGGAGCAATCGGACAGCCAGGAGACCAGCGAAGAGAATCTACCGCGCGCCATACCGAATCTAGGACCTGTGGGCTCAATATCGAGAAGTTCTAACTTGGGACCGGCACCACAGCCACTACCAATACAGTATCGTCCGCTACAACAAATACCCGTACCATCTATCAGAGGATCTCCGGCACCAACCACGCAACCACCCCCGCCTGTTCAATATCGTCCCGCGCCAAAACCCAGCAAACCCAGGAAACCCATAGAGGAACCTTTCAAACAACCTGTCAAGGCACCTCCGAAACCTGTAAAACCCTCTCAGGTGTACGACGGCCGTGGAAAGAAACCTGTCGCGCAG ATCATCAGGCGCTATCGCAATGACAATCCGGATGGCTCGATCACCTGGGGTTTCGAAAACGATGATGGATCGTATAAAGAGGAACAGATCGGCGTCGATTGCATTACAAGAGGCAAATATGGATACATCGATCCAGACGGTATCCGTCGCGAGTACACGTACGAAACTGGGATCAGATGCGACGAGGAGCAACGCGAAGAAGATGAGAACGGGTTTGTAGACTACCAAGAGAACAAGCTAGTGCTTCCCGATGGTAAAACCATAGATCTCTCGAATATGGGTAAAAAACAAGCGCGCAGACCTCGTTTTAGTAATAAAAATTAG
- the LOC143210379 gene encoding CKLF-like MARVEL transmembrane domain-containing protein 4 produces the protein MMDQGFPGQHTTTTTVTTSVTTTQPTIRFDPSYMRTLPGMLKVAQVVLNLLGFICITVSNQSNSSRGGWFNTVAMGGFWFTGILLVFYLFHIVEKFSKIPWLKIEFIFCGIWTAFYVLAASLAADYARFAEAFGAAAFFGFCAMVAYGYDAWLKFHGVRSGALAQGQFTPKQTSTVTSPAY, from the exons ATGATGGACCAAGGATTTCCAGGGCAACACACTACGACAACGACAGTGACAACATCGGTCACCACTACGCAACCTACTATCCGATTTGACCCATCTTATATGAGAACATTGCCCGGCATGTTAAAGGTTGCTCAAGTG GTTTTGAATCTTCTGGGATTCATATGTATCACCGTATCGAACCAGAGTAATTCGAGCCGGGGAGGATGGTTTAATACGGTAGCCATGGGCGGCTTTTGGTTCACAGGAATACTGCTCGTGTTTTATCTGTTCCATATCGTCGAAAAGTTCTCCAAAATTCCTTGGCTGAAGATT GAATTCATATTTTGTGGAATTTGGACAGCCTTTTACGTGCTCGCCGCATCCCTTGCAGCTGATTATGCTAGATTCGCAGAAGCTTTCGGCGCCGCAGCT TTCTTTGGCTTTTGCGCGATGGTGGCTTATGGTTACGACGCCTGGTTAAAGTTCCATGGAGTGAGAAGCGGTGCGTTAGCGCAGGGGCAATTCACCCCTAAACAAACATCTACAGTAACGAGTCCTGCGTATTAA
- the Msl-3 gene encoding male-specific lethal 3 isoform X1 yields the protein MVSTRGPKFKFCDGEKVLCYEPDPTKAKVLYDSKVLDVIVNKDQRGRKAVEYLIHFQGWNSSWDRCVTEEYVLKDTEENRQLQRDLAQKAQLQLGAYLYRREHKKRSHKLSDRLNETENPEPRRRARSGGSRATSATTGSSEDGSSGQHADYDTEEVITEEDTESSSDYVGETSDDEDSGGGSQSGASVKPGIDLDIGTMLRRILDQDHDLITNKNKLAVLPAQPTVVNMLESWVQHFTTTQLTNIPEKPQRNKANNTIEKTVNEINMCREVADGLRIYFDSTLHDLLLYRQEREQYCNLKSSFLYSEHPTLVKEEPIETSEVLVKEEYEDTEYAHLPPFQEHDPEVDNATKTMAGSKRRLRSCRVSSIDENRQLRSYEEIKPDTGTLSSIASTSSRCSSPRGVTLRIPVITSAQVNALLQQANKWRLMPESSKTEGPPNPSTYYGAIHLTRLFVKLPDLLQSADIPNKKLKILLKFLDMFLSYLEMHKEWYGEQFYMQTENQLVPQASNC from the exons ATGGTTTCCACTCGCGGgccaaaatttaaattttgtgaCGGTGAAAAAGTTCTTTGTTATGAACCTGACCCTACGAAAGCAAAAGTACTGTATGACTCGAAG GTACTTGATGTAATAGTTAATAAGGATCAAAGGGGACGAAAAGCTGTTGAATATTTAATACATTTTCAG GGGTGGAATTCCTCATGGGATCGTTGTGTAACAGAGGAATACGTACTAAAAGATACAGAAGAAAATCGTCAACTCCAACGAGACTTAGCTCAGAAAGCGCAATTACAATT GGGAGCATATTTGTATCGACGAGAGCATAAGAAAAGAAGTCACAAGTTGTCCGATCGATTAAATGAAACTGAAAATCCAGAACCACGAAGAAGAGCCAGGAGCGGTGGTAGTCGAGCAACATCTGCGACAACTGGATCATCTGAAGATGGTAGTTCGGGACAACATGCAGATTATGACACAGAA GAAGTTATTACCGAAGAGGATACAGAAAGTAGTTCCGACTATGTTGGAGAAACAAGCGACGATGAAGATAGCGGTGGTGGTAGCCAATCTGGGGCCAGTGTGAAACCAGGAATTGATCTTGATATAGGTACCATGTTAAGAAGAATTCTGGATCAGGACCATGATCTGATAACTAATAAGAATAAG ttgGCTGTTCTACCAGCACAACCTACTGTTGTAAATATGTTGGAATCGTGGGTACAGCACTTTACAACGACACAACTGACAAACATTCCAGAAAAGCCACAGAGGAACAAGGCGAATAATACAATAGAGAAAACAGTCAATGAAATAAACATGTGCAGAGAAGTTGCGGATGGATTGCGTATATACTTTGATTCCACATTGCACGATCTTCTGCTCTATAGGCAAGAACGAGAACAGTATTGTAATTTGAAATCGTCTTTCCTGTATAGTGAACATCCGACGCTCGTAAAAGAAGAACCAATTGA GACTTCCGAAGTATTAGTTAAAGAAGAATACGAAGATACCGAATATGCTCATTTACCACCGTTTCAAGAACACGATCCAGAAGTTGACAACGCAACGAAGACTATGGCGGGTTCGAAAAGAAGACTTCGGTCGTGCCGAGTTAGCTCTATCGATGAGAATAGGCAATTAAGATCTTACGAAGAAATTAAACCAGACACGGGAACATTATCAAG tATTGCAAGTACAAGCTCTCGTTGTTCTAGCCCACGCGGTGTAACACTTAGAATACCAGTTATTACATCTGCGCAAGTCAATGCTTTGCTTCAACAAGCAAACAAGTGGAGATTAATGCCTGAATCATCAAAAACTGAAGGCCCCCCCAATCCTTCTACTTATTACGGCGCTATTCATTTAACTCGCCTGTTTG TTAAATTACCAGACCTACTTCAATCGGCGGACATAcccaataaaaaattgaaaattctcctgaaatttttggatatgtttcTCAG TTATCTGGAAATGCACAAAGAGTGGTACGGAGAACAATTTTACATGCAGACGGAAAATCAATTGGTTCCTCAAGCGAGTAATTGTTAA
- the Msl-3 gene encoding male-specific lethal 3 isoform X2 — protein sequence MVSTRGPKFKFCDGEKVLCYEPDPTKAKVLYDSKVLDVIVNKDQRGRKAVEYLIHFQGWNSSWDRCVTEEYVLKDTEENRQLQRDLAQKAQLQLGAYLYRREHKKRSHKLSDRLNETENPEPRRRARSGGSRATSATTGSSEDGSSGQHADYDTEEVITEEDTESSSDYVGETSDDEDSGGGSQSGASVKPGIDLDIGTMLRRILDQDHDLITNKNKLAVLPAQPTVVNMLESWVQHFTTTQLTNIPEKPQRNKANNTIEKTVNEINMCREVADGLRIYFDSTLHDLLLYRQEREQYCNLKSSFLYSEHPTLVKEEPIETSEVLVKEEYEDTEYAHLPPFQEHDPEVDNATKTMAGSKRRLRSCRVSSIDENRQLRSYEEIKPDTGTLSSPRGVTLRIPVITSAQVNALLQQANKWRLMPESSKTEGPPNPSTYYGAIHLTRLFVKLPDLLQSADIPNKKLKILLKFLDMFLSYLEMHKEWYGEQFYMQTENQLVPQASNC from the exons ATGGTTTCCACTCGCGGgccaaaatttaaattttgtgaCGGTGAAAAAGTTCTTTGTTATGAACCTGACCCTACGAAAGCAAAAGTACTGTATGACTCGAAG GTACTTGATGTAATAGTTAATAAGGATCAAAGGGGACGAAAAGCTGTTGAATATTTAATACATTTTCAG GGGTGGAATTCCTCATGGGATCGTTGTGTAACAGAGGAATACGTACTAAAAGATACAGAAGAAAATCGTCAACTCCAACGAGACTTAGCTCAGAAAGCGCAATTACAATT GGGAGCATATTTGTATCGACGAGAGCATAAGAAAAGAAGTCACAAGTTGTCCGATCGATTAAATGAAACTGAAAATCCAGAACCACGAAGAAGAGCCAGGAGCGGTGGTAGTCGAGCAACATCTGCGACAACTGGATCATCTGAAGATGGTAGTTCGGGACAACATGCAGATTATGACACAGAA GAAGTTATTACCGAAGAGGATACAGAAAGTAGTTCCGACTATGTTGGAGAAACAAGCGACGATGAAGATAGCGGTGGTGGTAGCCAATCTGGGGCCAGTGTGAAACCAGGAATTGATCTTGATATAGGTACCATGTTAAGAAGAATTCTGGATCAGGACCATGATCTGATAACTAATAAGAATAAG ttgGCTGTTCTACCAGCACAACCTACTGTTGTAAATATGTTGGAATCGTGGGTACAGCACTTTACAACGACACAACTGACAAACATTCCAGAAAAGCCACAGAGGAACAAGGCGAATAATACAATAGAGAAAACAGTCAATGAAATAAACATGTGCAGAGAAGTTGCGGATGGATTGCGTATATACTTTGATTCCACATTGCACGATCTTCTGCTCTATAGGCAAGAACGAGAACAGTATTGTAATTTGAAATCGTCTTTCCTGTATAGTGAACATCCGACGCTCGTAAAAGAAGAACCAATTGA GACTTCCGAAGTATTAGTTAAAGAAGAATACGAAGATACCGAATATGCTCATTTACCACCGTTTCAAGAACACGATCCAGAAGTTGACAACGCAACGAAGACTATGGCGGGTTCGAAAAGAAGACTTCGGTCGTGCCGAGTTAGCTCTATCGATGAGAATAGGCAATTAAGATCTTACGAAGAAATTAAACCAGACACGGGAACATTATCAAG CCCACGCGGTGTAACACTTAGAATACCAGTTATTACATCTGCGCAAGTCAATGCTTTGCTTCAACAAGCAAACAAGTGGAGATTAATGCCTGAATCATCAAAAACTGAAGGCCCCCCCAATCCTTCTACTTATTACGGCGCTATTCATTTAACTCGCCTGTTTG TTAAATTACCAGACCTACTTCAATCGGCGGACATAcccaataaaaaattgaaaattctcctgaaatttttggatatgtttcTCAG TTATCTGGAAATGCACAAAGAGTGGTACGGAGAACAATTTTACATGCAGACGGAAAATCAATTGGTTCCTCAAGCGAGTAATTGTTAA
- the Fbw5 gene encoding F-box and WD repeat domain containing 5, protein MDIVKSASENQEKEEEITSHDESDCPSDTFEENSNSKWCYMPDSILLNIFQYLTLRELIIAGEVCKSWHRVSYDGFLWKNLFYQTYEIDPVVGMMPGKTSWFEEFKRLTYHIPLIQTEELTKHNHEVLHVSFSHNGEMFATCSKDGCIFVWKSQYPVKIKYEYNMKSFRWKSTRFSQFNSSDTLLLVSGAHPGSESVFIGEIAVFSLTPDFELQCRVMNTPFDVNGAWYTEHYLLSGSLHWLHHTASVSVFWLNKANQELSSENIPIITQLFRFPNGSGPHVRAIMVANCLTSEVPEDVHEKDVEDEEVSLDSSFELQSALLEDCLQYVKPLQYNQEYNSQTRESLCIENSQQHKENIQSTDIEENVAEIVNCCEKYLIFTTGSDILVPHEVAFKRIKNVKFPTSIYPGRSYTLKERRRDRIVKRQLAKENPDAVVDIDVLLSQYDTVDHVIDLHGRIVGMGLSPDHRYLYVNIRPWPEGIVIEYLLRDDLPPPLIAREMEIRVIDLVTLKEVGRMARAHTAYVNDNTILYSNGNFPDVCDEYVASGAEHKHGYLWDRYYGLSLVKFHHSDTVNSVAFNPRDPEMLVTTSNDRTIKIWRSRSKVYELGLNKDSYPRGAEIQNRNKHRKASNSDLPNIYDRS, encoded by the exons ATGGATATTGTCAAAAGTGCTTCGGAAAatcaagaaaaagaagaagaaattacGTCGCACGATGAAAGCGACTGTCCGTCGGACACTTTCGAGGAAAATAGCAATAGCAAATGGTGTTACATGCCGGATTCCATtcttttgaatatttttcaatacttGACATTGAGGGAACTAATAATTGCTGGAGAAGTATGCAAATCCTGGCACAGGGTGTCCTATGATGGATTTCtttggaaaaatttattttatcaaaCGTATGAAATAGATCCGGTTGTTGGCATGATGCCAG gaaaaACATCTTGGTTCGAAGAATTTAAACGACTAACATATCATATACCGCTGATACAAACAGAGGAACTAACTAAACACAACCATGAAGTATTACATGTAAGCTTTTCGCACAATGGGGAAATGTTTGCCACATGCTCAAAAGATGGATGCATTTTT GTATGGAAAAGCCAATATCCTGTTAAAATAAAGTATGAATATAACATGAAGTCATTTAGATGGAAATCTACGCGATTCTCGCAATTTAATTCCTCTGATACATTACTGCTTGTTTCTGGTGCACATCCTGGAAGTGAATCCGTTTTTATAGGAGAAATTGCAGTATTTAGTCTAACAC CTGattttgaattacaatgtaggGTAATGAATACTCCGTTCGATGTAAACGGTGCATGGTACACTGAACATTATCTTTTAAGTGGAAGTCTCCATTGGTTACACCATACGGCTAGTGTTAGCGTATTTTGGCTCAATAAAGCAAATCAAGAGTTATCCAGTGAAAATATACCCATTATAACACAGCTTTTTAG GTTTCCCAATGGCAGTGGTCCACATGTTCGTGCAATTATGGTAGCTAATTGTTTAACATCTGAAGTGCCAGAGGATGTTCACGAAAAGGACGTTGAAGATGAAGAAGTTTCTTTAGATTCATCATTTGAATTACA ATCAGCTTTATTAGAGGACTGTTTACAATATGTCAAACCCTTGCAGTACAATCAAGAATATAATTCTCAGACTAGAGAGTCCCTTTGCATAGAAAATTCTCAGCAGCATAAGGAAAATATAC AATCCACAGATATTGAAGAAAACGTCGCTGAGATAGTTAATTGTTGCGAAAAATATCTTATTTTCACAACTGGGTCCGACATATTGGTCCCGCATGAAGTGGCttttaaaagaataaaaaatgtgaaGTTTCCTACGAGTATATATCCAGGACGATCGTATACCTTAAAAGAGAGGAGGCGGGACAGAATAGTGAAAAGACAACTGGCAAAGGAAAATCCTGACGCCGTTGTGGACATTGATGTTCTACTCTCCCAATATGATACGGTGGATCATGTCATTGATTTACATGGACGCATAGTAGGAATGGGACTTTCTCCAGATCATAG ATATTTGTACGTTAACATAAGACCATGGCCAGAAGGTATTGTTATTGAATATCTTCTGCGCGATGATTTACCACCTCCACTAATCGCTAGAGAAATGGAGATTCGAGTAATTGATCTAGTGACATTAAAAGAAGTCGGTCGCATGGCCAGAGCTCATACAGCTTATGTAAACGACAATACTATTCTATACTCTAATGGCAACTTCCCTGATGTATGTGACGAATATGTAGCAAG CGGTGCTGAGCATAAACACGGCTACCTTTGGGATAGATACTATGGACTATCTTTGGTCAAATTCCATCATTCTGATACTGTGAATTCTGTTGCCTTCAATCCACGTGATCCTGAAATGTTAGTTACAACAAGCAATGATCGTACCATTAAAATTTGGCGTAGTCGATCTAAGGTGTATGAATTAGGGTTGAACAAAGATTCTTACCCTAGGGGTGCCGAAATACAAAATAGGAACAAACATCGTAAAGCCTCGAATTCAGATTTGCCAAACATTTATGATAGATCATAA
- the LOC143210371 gene encoding E3 ubiquitin-protein ligase PPP1R11 isoform X2 — MERSTMSEQSVNQTQTETVLETDVTDSVSQDVPTVRLRLRKPKSNKKVQWTQGTVDNEHMNKKKSKCCCIYEKPKKFGESSSEDSDDECEHCNGPKDAHKKALPHNKEPPKEEITSNPETIANASM, encoded by the exons ATGGAAAGATCAACGATGTCTGAACAATCGGTTAATCAAACTCAAACGGAAACTGTTTTGGAGACGGATGTCACAGATTCCGTATCCCAG GATGTTCCAACCGTCCGTCTTCGACTTAGGAAACCAAAATCTAATAAAAAGGTCCAGTGGACTCAGGGAACTGTGGATAATGAACatatgaataaaaagaaatcTAAAT gttgttgcatatatgAAAAACCAAAGAAATTCGGTGAAAGTAGCTCGGAGGATAGTGACGATGAATGCGAACATTGTAATGGTCCCAAAGATGCTCATAAAAAAGCTTTGCCACACAATAAAGAGCCTCCCAAAGAAGAAATTACTTCTAATCCTG AAACAATAGCAAATGCGTCCATGTAA
- the LOC143210371 gene encoding succinyl-CoA:glutarate CoA-transferase isoform X1, protein MYFRDSISKKLDYKWKDQRCLNNRLIKLKRKLFWRRMSQIPYPSDTKNKRAPCTTAEDNSPLEDVRVLDLTRIVAGPYCTMILGDLGAEILKIERPVTGDEARHWGPPFVKGTRDSVYFLSVNRNKKSICIDLKEGKDIIYELAKKSDVLIENYVPGKLSKFGLGYQDISKVAPRLIYCSMTGYGYKGPYSSRPGYDVISASVGGLMHITGPKDGPPCKVGVAVTDLATGLYAHGAIMAALYQRMKTNCGQWIQCNLLATQVASLINIGSNYLNANKEAVRWGSEHESIVPYEAFLTKDGYMTVGTGSNAQFLELLKRMQLTELFENDKFKDNTARVQNRDELLDILRRQFEKKSNKDWSAIFDGASFPYGPINTIGQVFADPHVKHTKMVQDMAHSSGETVKVVGPPVTYSYATNKIRLAPPTLGQHTDEILKNILNYSDDKIRTLRKAKIVQ, encoded by the exons ATGTACTTTCGTGACAGTATCTCGAAGAAGCTCGACTACAAATGGAAAGATCAACGATGTCTGAACAATCGGTTAATCAAACTCAAACGGAAACTGTTTTGGAGACGGATGTCACAGATTCCGTATCCCAG TGACACAAAAAACAAAAGGGCTCCGTGCACAACTGCTGAGGATAATTCACCTCTAGAAGATGTTAGAGTTTTGGATCTGACAAGAATTGTCGCAGGTCCATATTGCACCATGATTCTCGGTGATCTTGGagcagaaattttgaaaattgagagACCAGTTACCGGAGATGAAGCAAGACATTGGGGCCCCCCGTTTGTTAAAGGAACACGAGATTCTGTCTATTTCCTTAGCGTTAACAGAAATAAAAAGAGTATATGCATTGATTTGAAAGAAGGTAAAGATATTATATACGAATTGGCAAAGAAGTCGGATGTTTTGATAGAGAATTATGTTCCTGGAAAATTAAGTAAGTTTGGTCTAGGATATCAAGACATTTCTAAGGTAGCACCGCGTCTTATATACTGCTCTATGACTGGTTACGGATACAAAGGTCCTTATTCGAGTAGGCCAGGGTATGATGtaatctcagcttcggttggaggttTAATGCATATAACAGGTCCTAAGGATGGACCGCCATGTAAAGTTGGAGTAGCGGTAACAGACTTAGCAACAGGCTTATACGCTCATGGTGCTATAATGGCAGCTTTGTATCAAAGAATGAAAACTAATTGCGGACAATGGATACAGTGTAATCTATTGGCAACGCAAGTTGCTAGTTTAATAAATATTGGTTCGAATTACCTGAATGCCAATAAAGAAGCAGTACGATGGGGCTCCGAGCATGAAAGTATAGTACCCTATGAAGCTTTCCTTACGAAAGATGGGTATATGACAGTTGGAACAGGAAGTAACGCACAATTTTTAGAATTACTTAAAAGAATGCAATTAACAGAATTGTTTGAGAATGATAAATTTAAAGATAACACTGCTAGAGTACAAAATAGAGATGAATTGTTAGACATTCTTAGAAGACAGTTTgaaaagaaaagtaataaaGATTGGTCGGCTATATTCGATGGTGCTTCTTTTCCATATGGTCCAATAAATACGATAGGACAG GTTTTCGCAGATCCACACGTAAAGCATACAAAAATGGTACAAGACATGGCGCATTCCTCTggagaaacagttaaagttgTTGGCCCCCCTGTGACATATAGTTATGCCACAAATAAAATTAGATTAGCACCCCCTACGCTGGGACAGCATACtgatgaaatattgaaaaacattttGAACTATTCCGATGATAAAATACGAACTTTGAGAAAAGCTAAAATTGTGCAATAG
- the LOC143210378 gene encoding putative RNA-binding protein 18 produces the protein MEPVNKVPLPLEPIKSNQVEDRRLWVGNLDLRINEYQLLKLVQKHGTIEKFDLLFHRSGPQAGQPRGYAFVTYKTVQDAETAKDALHNLKVGAKNIIVRWAHSVTEPDIDKPKPKIDIPALAGAKKEDKRISRETAIQAIEAKLKLMKESEEEFELNKPLNGSPVIHLYQKPENSKPSTSARYHNRSHHHNNKPYNRYKPRR, from the exons ATGGAG CCAGTTAATAAAGTTCCTTTGCCATTAGAACCAATAAAGTCGAATCAGGTGGAAGACAGGAGGTTGTGGGTGGGCAATTTAGATTTAAGAATTAATGA GTACCAACTCCTAAAACTCGTCCAAAAACATGGAACTATTGAAAAGTTCGACCTCCTATTCCACCGGTCAGGTCCACAAGCCGGTCAACCAAGAGGGTATGCGTTTGTTACGTACAAGACAGTTCAAGATGCAGAAACAGCCAAAGATGCTCTTCACAACTTGAAAGTAGGagcgaaaaatattattgttagaTGGGCTCATAGCGTAACAGAG CCTGACATAGACAAACCAAAGCCAAAAATAGATATACCTGCTTTAGCTGGTGCAAAAAAGGAAGATAAAAGAATAAG TCGTGAAACGGCAATTCAAGCTATAGAGGCCAAACTGAAACTGATGAAAGAGTCTGAAGAAGAATTCGAACTAAACAAACCTTTAAACGGATCACCTGTAATACACCTATATCAAAAACCAGAAAATTCAAAACCGTCCACATCAGCTCGTTATCATAATCGAAGTCATCATCATAACAATAAGCCATATAATCGTTATAAACCAAGAAGATAA
- the Mrps25 gene encoding mitochondrial ribosomal protein S25 — MPFMIGASPIRRTLGYLKAGRLTLLDQIQIFSINYNTHGDHHKGTREFVFWNLPQVQYKNPEVQVVTFKNMTPTPFIKCYYNDGKTMLIDVDNKSKEDIMEHLIKVVGKTYEALKQESIKKQLKDNPGNFGYGCSRSCICVIPGQVPCPGVVPLPYHMRGKWRFAQKNES, encoded by the exons ATGCCGTTTATGATAGGTGCATCGCCTATACGAAGAACATTGGGTTACTTAAAAGCTGGCAGATTAACTTTATTAGATCAGatacaaatattttctattaattataACACGCATGGAGATCATCATAAGGGAACTAG agaaTTCGTATTCTGGAATCTACCACAAGTTCAATACAAAAATCCAGAGGTACAAGTAGTTACGTTTAAAAATATGACGCCAACGCCTTTCATAAAATGTTATTATA ACGATGGGAAAACTATGTTGATCGACGTAGATAATAAATCTAAGGAAGATATAATGGAACATCTTATAAAAGTAGTTGGTAAAACATACGAAGCTTTAAAACAAGAAAGTATAAAGAAACAATTAAAAGATAATCCCGGAAATTTTGGTTACGGCTGTTCAAGGAGTTGTATATGCGTAATTCCAGGACAAGTACCATGTCCTGGTGTAGTACCTTTGCCATATCATATGCGAGGTAAATGGAGGTTTGCTCAAAAGAATGAATCGTAA